Proteins co-encoded in one Sporosarcina sp. FSL K6-1522 genomic window:
- the scpA gene encoding methylmalonyl-CoA mutase — protein sequence MKKPDFSNVQVQQIVQAVKNVKPATGKPFRTNEGIDVKAIYTAADIEQVEHVNDYPGIAPNTRGPYPTMYVARPWTVRQYAGFSTAEESNAFYRRNLAMGQKGLSVAFDLATHRGYDSDHPRVTGDVGKAGVAIDSVEDMKILFDGIPLDQMSVSMTMNGAVLPVMAFYIVAAEEQGVTPEKLAGTIQNDILKEYMVRNTYIFPPDMSMKIIADIFEYTSKNMPKFNSISISGYHMQEAGATADIELAYTLADGLEYVRTGLKAGIDIDSFAPRLSFFWAIGMNYYMEIAKMRAARKIWAQMMSTFEPENPKTLALRTHSQTSGWSLTEQDPFNNVTRTLIEANAAAMGHTQSLHTNALDEAIALPTDFSARIARNTQLFLQEETMMTKVIDPWGGSYYVEKLTDELMDKAWELIEEIEDLGGMAKAIETGLPKMKIEEAAAKRQAQIDSRAESIIGVNKYRLDKEDPIDILDIDNTLVRQKQIDRINEMKAKRDEAEVAQLLTRLTEVARSGEGNLLACAVDAARARATIGEISDAIERVSGRHKAVIRSVSGVYSSNFSNAEEIDEVKAMADDFLENEGRRPRILIAKMGQDGHDRGAKVIASSFADLGFDVDIGPLFQTPEETALQAAENDVHVIGVSSLAAGHKTLVPTLLKELQKIGREDILIVVGGVIPAQDYTFLRENGAAAIFGPGTVIPVAAQKVIEEIYRRLGYEEVAE from the coding sequence TTGAAAAAGCCTGATTTCAGTAATGTACAAGTCCAGCAAATTGTGCAAGCTGTAAAAAATGTAAAACCAGCGACAGGTAAGCCTTTTAGGACGAATGAAGGAATCGACGTGAAAGCGATTTATACAGCTGCGGACATTGAGCAGGTTGAACATGTTAATGATTATCCGGGAATTGCGCCGAACACGAGAGGTCCTTATCCGACGATGTATGTAGCAAGACCTTGGACTGTTCGCCAGTACGCTGGGTTTTCGACAGCGGAGGAGAGTAATGCATTTTACAGACGAAATCTTGCAATGGGGCAAAAAGGGTTATCTGTCGCATTTGACCTTGCTACGCACCGAGGCTATGACTCGGATCATCCACGTGTAACAGGGGATGTTGGAAAAGCGGGTGTTGCAATTGACTCTGTAGAAGATATGAAAATCTTGTTTGACGGTATTCCTTTAGACCAAATGTCTGTCTCTATGACGATGAACGGAGCAGTATTACCGGTCATGGCCTTCTATATCGTAGCAGCAGAGGAGCAGGGCGTGACACCTGAAAAACTTGCAGGAACGATTCAAAATGATATTTTAAAAGAATATATGGTGCGGAACACGTATATCTTCCCACCCGATATGTCGATGAAAATCATTGCCGATATTTTTGAATATACTTCCAAAAATATGCCGAAATTCAACTCGATTTCGATTTCTGGCTACCATATGCAAGAAGCGGGAGCGACAGCTGATATTGAGCTTGCTTATACACTTGCGGATGGGCTTGAATATGTCCGGACAGGTTTGAAAGCGGGAATTGACATTGACTCCTTCGCACCTAGATTGTCGTTTTTCTGGGCGATTGGCATGAACTACTATATGGAAATTGCCAAAATGCGTGCAGCACGTAAAATATGGGCGCAAATGATGTCGACGTTTGAACCTGAAAATCCGAAAACATTGGCACTTCGTACACATTCGCAGACGTCGGGTTGGAGTTTAACGGAGCAGGATCCATTCAATAACGTTACGCGTACACTGATTGAAGCGAATGCTGCGGCGATGGGACATACACAGTCTCTTCATACGAATGCACTTGACGAGGCGATTGCATTGCCAACAGATTTCTCCGCGCGTATTGCACGGAACACTCAGTTATTCTTGCAGGAAGAAACGATGATGACCAAGGTAATTGATCCGTGGGGGGGCTCGTACTATGTCGAGAAGCTAACGGATGAACTGATGGACAAGGCATGGGAATTGATTGAGGAAATTGAGGATCTTGGTGGCATGGCAAAAGCGATTGAAACAGGTCTACCGAAAATGAAAATCGAAGAAGCAGCGGCAAAACGTCAAGCGCAAATCGATTCACGTGCTGAATCCATCATTGGGGTCAATAAATATCGCTTAGATAAAGAAGATCCAATCGATATTTTAGATATCGACAACACGCTCGTTCGACAAAAACAAATCGATCGCATTAACGAGATGAAAGCGAAGCGTGATGAAGCAGAAGTGGCGCAACTATTAACGAGGTTAACAGAAGTTGCACGAAGTGGCGAAGGCAATCTGCTTGCTTGTGCTGTCGATGCAGCACGCGCGCGGGCGACAATTGGTGAAATTTCAGATGCGATTGAACGTGTATCTGGCAGACATAAGGCGGTGATTCGTTCAGTGAGTGGTGTCTATAGTTCGAATTTCTCGAATGCGGAAGAGATTGATGAAGTGAAAGCGATGGCGGATGACTTTTTGGAAAATGAAGGTCGACGCCCACGGATTCTCATTGCAAAAATGGGTCAAGATGGCCATGATCGCGGAGCGAAAGTAATTGCCTCCTCCTTTGCGGACCTTGGTTTCGATGTTGATATCGGCCCATTGTTCCAAACGCCGGAAGAAACGGCTTTACAAGCAGCCGAAAACGACGTTCACGTCATTGGTGTAAGTTCATTGGCTGCCGGACATAAAACGCTCGTTCCAACTCTATTAAAAGAACTTCAAAAAATCGGCCGAGAAGATATTTTAATCGTTGTCGGTGGTGTTATTCCAGCGCAAGATTATACATTCCTTCGAGAAAATGGTGCAGCCGCAATCTTTGGCCCTGGAACGGTCATTCCGGTTGCCGCACAAAAAGTGATTGAAGAAATTTATCGCAGATTGGGCTATGAGGAAGTGGCGGAGTGA
- a CDS encoding glucosaminidase domain-containing protein — protein sequence MQFKRALSCLIAIMLIFHILASPHVTARTLHEMQKEKELLEQKKSVLTDDIEQKDAELESNTSTIATTVEQLQKLDIQVTNTHYTIHQIEFAIAQTTEEIDGLQSAILTLENIIKERDIIVRERLQALQAKDSSVDFFDVLLRSKSFSDFIGRFSSVKILLEADRKIMTQQASDIEQLEEQKLLVSQKLTTQEVNKEELQDLLASLDVQKNEKNRLVIQLAIEQKKLASEKTVLESAYDQTEEMTQELQQAMVDLQKRQTVFQQQSITYLPSSDPVAATCSEGGQLDEQLFLAQFTSAGAFTGKGQSFITIAREFQIDPVLMASIAFLETGSGTSNAVVGYNNPGGLMNPATNWSTLLKFDSIEDGLRSMAKTMNRLIHKGGLTSISDLGSAYAPIGAENDPRGLNQHWVPGVTKFSMEFGGLTQNCRAQ from the coding sequence ATGCAGTTTAAAAGGGCTTTATCTTGTTTAATTGCTATTATGCTGATTTTCCATATACTTGCAAGTCCACATGTTACAGCCCGTACGTTGCACGAAATGCAAAAGGAAAAAGAATTACTCGAACAAAAGAAAAGTGTGTTAACAGACGATATAGAGCAAAAAGATGCAGAACTGGAGTCCAATACATCCACGATAGCGACAACCGTGGAACAACTACAAAAACTAGATATTCAAGTAACGAATACACATTATACTATTCATCAAATAGAGTTTGCTATCGCCCAGACGACAGAAGAGATCGATGGTTTACAAAGTGCCATTCTGACGTTGGAAAACATCATTAAAGAGCGCGATATAATAGTCCGTGAGCGCTTGCAAGCCCTTCAAGCGAAAGATAGCTCCGTTGACTTTTTTGATGTGTTGCTAAGATCGAAAAGTTTTTCGGATTTCATCGGGCGCTTTTCTTCAGTGAAAATCTTACTTGAAGCAGATCGCAAAATTATGACACAACAAGCTTCGGACATTGAACAATTGGAAGAACAAAAGTTGCTCGTCTCACAAAAACTAACGACGCAAGAAGTGAATAAAGAAGAACTTCAAGACTTACTCGCATCGTTAGACGTTCAAAAAAATGAAAAAAATCGTCTTGTTATACAACTAGCAATCGAGCAAAAAAAGTTAGCCAGTGAAAAAACAGTGCTTGAAAGTGCGTATGATCAAACAGAGGAAATGACACAGGAGCTTCAACAAGCAATGGTCGACTTACAAAAACGCCAAACCGTTTTTCAGCAGCAGTCCATCACATACTTACCTTCTTCAGATCCCGTTGCGGCAACATGTAGTGAGGGAGGGCAATTAGATGAACAGTTGTTTCTTGCTCAATTCACATCAGCTGGCGCATTTACAGGGAAAGGCCAATCGTTCATTACGATTGCACGGGAATTTCAAATCGATCCTGTATTGATGGCATCCATCGCATTTTTGGAAACAGGCAGTGGCACGTCAAATGCTGTCGTAGGTTATAACAATCCAGGTGGCTTAATGAACCCCGCCACGAACTGGTCCACATTGCTCAAATTTGACTCGATAGAAGACGGCTTACGCTCGATGGCCAAAACGATGAATCGACTTATTCATAAAGGTGGATTGACATCCATCAGTGACTTAGGCAGTGCCTATGCGCCGATTGGTGCGGAAAACGACCCAAGAGGATTAAATCAACACTGGGTTCCTGGAGTGACGAAATTCTCAATGGAATTTGGCGGATTAACGCAGAATTGCCGTGCACAGTAA
- a CDS encoding dihydrolipoamide acetyltransferase family protein, which produces MAIENILMPQLGESVTEGTIEKWLVKPGDTISKYEPLAEVNTDKVTAEVPSSFTGTIKELIAQEGETLAVGAIVCTIEIEGAASSEPVASATIATPDVSAVESPKAVAAPVKREKGKAAGRYSPAVLRLAQDNAIDLTLVEGSGKEGRITRKDLLAIIESGNIPTASAASVAETITPVAPAQQVSAPVTPVQAVATPKAAEPVHVASTAGDIEIPVTGVRRAIANNMLRSKHEAPHAWMMIEVDVTNLVQYRDSLKNDFKQKEGFNLTYFAFFVKAVAQALKEFPMMNSMWAGDKIILKKDINISIAVASDDALFVPVINHADEKTIKGIGREIQELAGKVRSGNLKSAEMQGGTFTVNNTGSFGSVQSMGIINYPQAAILQVESIVKRPVIMEGGMIAARDMVNLCLSLDHRVLDGLVCGQFLARVKAILENITSENTSVY; this is translated from the coding sequence TTGGCAATCGAAAATATTTTAATGCCACAACTTGGAGAAAGTGTTACAGAAGGCACGATTGAGAAGTGGCTTGTAAAACCAGGCGATACCATTAGTAAATATGAACCCCTTGCGGAAGTGAATACGGACAAAGTAACAGCAGAAGTCCCTTCTTCTTTCACGGGGACCATAAAGGAATTGATTGCACAAGAAGGAGAAACGCTTGCAGTTGGAGCGATTGTCTGCACGATTGAAATTGAAGGCGCAGCAAGCAGTGAGCCTGTAGCTTCAGCAACGATTGCTACACCAGATGTATCGGCTGTTGAATCGCCGAAAGCAGTAGCGGCTCCTGTGAAACGTGAAAAAGGGAAAGCGGCGGGACGTTATTCACCTGCAGTGCTTCGTTTGGCACAAGATAACGCGATTGATTTGACACTTGTCGAAGGGTCAGGTAAAGAAGGACGGATTACGCGTAAAGACTTGTTAGCGATTATCGAAAGTGGTAATATCCCGACCGCTTCAGCAGCCTCGGTGGCGGAAACGATAACACCAGTAGCCCCGGCACAGCAGGTTTCTGCGCCGGTAACGCCAGTACAGGCTGTTGCTACGCCGAAGGCAGCTGAGCCCGTCCATGTGGCTAGCACAGCAGGCGATATTGAAATTCCAGTGACGGGTGTGCGTCGTGCAATTGCCAATAATATGTTACGCTCCAAGCATGAAGCGCCACATGCTTGGATGATGATTGAAGTCGATGTCACAAATCTTGTACAGTACCGTGATTCATTGAAAAATGATTTTAAACAAAAAGAAGGCTTCAACTTAACTTATTTTGCGTTTTTCGTAAAAGCTGTAGCACAAGCATTGAAAGAATTCCCGATGATGAATTCCATGTGGGCTGGCGATAAAATTATCTTGAAAAAAGATATTAATATTTCAATCGCTGTGGCATCTGATGACGCACTCTTCGTTCCTGTCATCAATCATGCCGACGAAAAAACGATTAAAGGCATTGGCCGTGAAATACAAGAGCTTGCAGGCAAAGTCCGTTCAGGTAATTTGAAATCAGCTGAAATGCAAGGTGGTACGTTCACGGTGAACAATACGGGGTCATTCGGCTCTGTACAGTCAATGGGTATCATTAATTACCCACAAGCTGCGATACTACAGGTGGAATCAATTGTGAAACGCCCAGTTATTATGGAGGGCGGCATGATTGCCGCGCGTGATATGGTGAATTTATGTTTATCGCTCGACCATCGTGTGCTTGATGGGTTAGTTTGTGGTCAATTCCTGGCTCGTGTGAAAGCGATACTCGAAAATATTACTTCAGAAAACACGTCTGTATATTAA
- the meaB gene encoding methylmalonyl Co-A mutase-associated GTPase MeaB encodes MDGIASSHDGMAAAKRKRFVKKEREIPVEELTEQITQGSRLHLAKGITLLESITSRDKRLGQQLLLNLLPKTGNSIRIGITGVPGAGKSTFIEAFGLMLAEMGQKVAVLAIDPSSTLTGGSILGDKTRMEELSRHPNAFIRPSPSAGTLGGVHKKSRETMLLCEAAGYDVILIETVGVGQSETVVRGMVDYFMLLVLTGAGDELQGMKKGIMELADGIVVHKADGDNLRLAKKTVREYRQLLHFLQPASPGWTSTALPVSSIQKTGLDDVWNTILLFKEAMENSNVWERRRQSQTSDWFRAMINDRLIDTFFAETGKKEQVAKLEQALLAGNLTVTGAVDRLFEE; translated from the coding sequence ATGGATGGTATTGCATCTTCACATGATGGTATGGCTGCTGCGAAGCGAAAACGATTTGTGAAAAAGGAACGGGAAATTCCAGTTGAAGAATTGACGGAACAAATTACGCAAGGTTCTCGGTTGCATCTTGCAAAGGGCATTACATTACTTGAAAGCATTACCTCGAGAGACAAACGTCTCGGTCAACAATTGCTGCTCAATTTGCTACCTAAAACAGGGAATAGCATTCGGATTGGCATCACAGGTGTCCCGGGTGCTGGAAAGAGTACATTTATCGAAGCGTTCGGGCTGATGCTTGCCGAGATGGGGCAAAAGGTGGCGGTGTTGGCGATTGATCCAAGTTCAACTCTTACAGGAGGAAGTATTCTTGGCGATAAGACGCGTATGGAAGAACTTTCGAGACATCCAAATGCTTTCATCCGACCTTCGCCATCTGCGGGTACGCTTGGTGGAGTGCATAAAAAATCCCGTGAAACGATGTTGCTTTGTGAGGCGGCAGGTTATGATGTAATCCTTATTGAAACTGTAGGTGTTGGGCAAAGTGAGACCGTCGTCCGCGGCATGGTCGATTACTTTATGCTACTCGTGTTAACGGGGGCCGGGGATGAACTGCAGGGTATGAAGAAAGGGATTATGGAACTGGCAGACGGGATTGTTGTTCATAAAGCTGATGGTGATAATTTACGACTGGCGAAAAAAACGGTCAGAGAATACCGTCAATTGCTTCATTTCTTACAGCCGGCTTCACCTGGTTGGACATCGACTGCACTTCCTGTATCCTCCATTCAAAAAACGGGGTTGGACGATGTTTGGAATACGATTTTATTGTTTAAAGAAGCAATGGAAAATAGTAACGTTTGGGAGAGGCGTCGTCAATCTCAAACAAGCGATTGGTTCCGCGCGATGATTAATGATCGGCTTATTGACACCTTTTTTGCAGAAACGGGCAAAAAAGAGCAAGTGGCAAAGCTAGAACAAGCATTGCTTGCTGGGAACTTGACCGTGACAGGTGCGGTTGATCGGTTGTTTGAAGAGTAA
- the prli42 gene encoding stressosome-associated protein Prli42, whose translation MSNKKVQKIVVYLMIGAMIASSVLFGLSTLLL comes from the coding sequence ATGAGCAATAAAAAAGTTCAAAAAATTGTCGTCTATTTAATGATTGGTGCTATGATTGCATCAAGTGTTTTGTTCGGTCTCAGCACGTTGCTACTATAA
- a CDS encoding alpha-ketoacid dehydrogenase subunit beta translates to MAVMSFIDSITLAMKEEMERDDRVFVLGEDVGRKGGVFKATTGLYDQFGEYRALDTPLAESAIAGVGIGAAMYGLRPIAEMQFADFIMPAVNQIVSEAAKIRYRSNNDWTCPIVIRAPFGGGVHGALYHSQSVEAMFASTPGLKVVIPSTPYDAKGLLKAAIRDEDPVLFFEHKRAYRLIKGEVPTDDYVLPIGKADVKREGDDLTIITYGLCVHFALQAAERLAEDGISAHILDLRTVYPLDKEAIIEAASKTGKVLLVTEDNLEGSIMSEVAAIIAENCLFELDAPIKRLAGPDVPAMPYAPTMEKFFMVNPDKVEKAARELAEF, encoded by the coding sequence ATGGCTGTTATGTCTTTTATCGATTCAATTACATTGGCAATGAAAGAAGAGATGGAACGAGATGATCGCGTGTTCGTTCTTGGTGAAGACGTCGGACGAAAAGGTGGCGTCTTTAAGGCGACAACGGGCTTATACGACCAATTTGGAGAATACCGTGCGCTGGATACACCTCTTGCAGAATCTGCTATTGCGGGTGTGGGTATTGGAGCAGCGATGTATGGCTTACGTCCGATTGCAGAAATGCAATTTGCAGACTTTATCATGCCGGCAGTGAACCAAATTGTGTCGGAAGCAGCTAAAATTCGTTATCGTTCGAATAATGATTGGACATGCCCGATTGTCATTCGTGCACCTTTTGGCGGCGGCGTCCACGGTGCGCTTTACCACTCGCAATCGGTCGAAGCGATGTTCGCTAGTACACCAGGTTTAAAAGTAGTCATTCCATCGACACCTTATGATGCAAAAGGCCTTTTAAAAGCTGCCATTCGCGATGAAGATCCCGTGCTATTCTTTGAGCATAAACGTGCCTATCGTTTGATTAAAGGGGAAGTGCCAACGGATGATTACGTATTGCCAATCGGCAAGGCGGACGTTAAGCGTGAAGGTGATGACCTAACGATTATCACATACGGCTTATGCGTGCACTTTGCTTTGCAAGCGGCAGAACGTCTTGCAGAGGATGGTATTTCAGCGCATATCTTGGATTTGCGTACGGTGTACCCACTTGACAAAGAAGCCATTATCGAAGCGGCATCGAAAACAGGGAAAGTTCTCCTTGTAACGGAAGATAATTTAGAAGGTAGCATTATGAGCGAAGTGGCAGCCATTATCGCAGAGAATTGCTTGTTTGAACTGGATGCGCCAATCAAACGTCTAGCGGGTCCGGATGTACCGGCAATGCCATACGCGCCAACGATGGAAAAATTCTTTATGGTGAATCCAGATAAAGTTGAAAAGGCTGCGCGTGAACTCGCTGAATTCTAA
- a CDS encoding methylmalonyl-CoA mutase family protein — protein MTIHTVKATTFEQTNFEQWKEAAIQTLKGKPFESLMTATLEGIDLHPLYTRDNVSEGTNTVRVGKEQTGWVVAQQTYATDGKQFVSELKTALARGNEAIVYDGTKSLEWDDVSLAEIAQLMVKYPMIVTNVARNDAFLKAFTFVPEVDRSAVKGAVAVAGWLIPAGFDHVRIYASDTWKAHHDGADAVTELALTLAQAAEQLDKQENFHDFAERFFARFAVDTHFFMEIAKFRAFRMLWQAFGTAYGVSEVPYVPIVASTSLRSYSKLDPYVNLLRAGNGAFSAVLGGADVLTVHPHDILTGPTESSVRFARNIQLVIKEESHADKVMDPAGGSYFIETLTAELVDKAWALFVEIEAAGGYEAFLQQGYLAELLEKRRSEVAKGKTSLIGTNVYAELTDTNLTNWDGVNVEGRLAEPFEEVRALFAEEQPKTVLLTFGELKDFKPRADFVGGFLATGGIRSEWSPAFPDAQAAIDWLTYEKPAYAIVCATSAMAETVMDQLLRDCPEEVLVDAAGKFEPAITQQWLSAGLNGFIYGGQNKIDKLLDIQSKWKGAVPVEKA, from the coding sequence ATGACGATACATACAGTCAAAGCAACAACATTCGAACAAACGAACTTTGAACAATGGAAAGAAGCTGCGATCCAAACGTTAAAAGGAAAACCATTTGAATCGCTTATGACCGCAACATTGGAGGGAATTGACCTTCATCCGCTTTACACACGTGACAATGTTTCAGAAGGTACAAATACCGTGCGAGTTGGAAAAGAGCAAACAGGATGGGTGGTTGCTCAACAGACCTATGCGACAGACGGTAAACAGTTTGTGAGTGAACTGAAAACTGCGCTAGCCCGTGGTAACGAAGCAATTGTGTATGATGGAACGAAGTCGCTTGAATGGGACGATGTATCACTTGCTGAAATTGCTCAATTGATGGTGAAGTATCCGATGATTGTGACGAACGTAGCAAGGAATGATGCATTTTTGAAAGCCTTTACATTCGTTCCAGAAGTGGATCGTTCAGCTGTTAAAGGGGCTGTTGCCGTTGCAGGTTGGCTGATACCAGCAGGTTTTGATCATGTAAGAATATATGCTTCGGATACATGGAAAGCGCATCATGACGGGGCTGATGCTGTAACAGAGCTTGCGCTTACACTTGCTCAAGCAGCGGAACAGTTAGACAAACAGGAGAACTTTCATGACTTTGCAGAGCGATTTTTTGCACGTTTTGCCGTGGACACGCATTTCTTTATGGAAATTGCTAAATTTCGTGCGTTCCGTATGCTGTGGCAAGCATTTGGAACAGCATATGGGGTTTCAGAAGTTCCCTATGTACCGATTGTGGCAAGTACATCGCTACGCTCTTATTCAAAACTAGATCCCTATGTTAATTTACTACGTGCAGGGAATGGTGCATTCTCGGCAGTACTCGGTGGAGCAGATGTATTAACTGTTCATCCACATGATATTTTAACGGGACCGACAGAAAGTTCTGTTCGATTTGCAAGAAATATTCAATTGGTTATTAAAGAGGAGTCGCATGCGGATAAAGTGATGGATCCAGCAGGCGGTTCTTATTTCATTGAGACGTTGACAGCCGAGCTTGTAGATAAAGCATGGGCATTGTTTGTAGAAATTGAAGCAGCAGGTGGCTATGAAGCATTTCTTCAACAAGGTTATCTTGCAGAGCTTCTTGAAAAACGTAGAAGCGAAGTGGCAAAAGGAAAAACGTCATTGATTGGCACGAATGTCTATGCAGAGTTGACAGATACCAATTTAACGAATTGGGATGGTGTAAATGTTGAAGGGCGTTTAGCCGAGCCGTTTGAAGAGGTAAGAGCGTTATTTGCTGAAGAACAACCGAAGACCGTGTTACTGACATTTGGAGAGCTGAAGGATTTCAAACCACGTGCTGATTTCGTGGGTGGATTTTTAGCGACGGGAGGCATTCGTTCTGAATGGAGCCCGGCATTCCCAGATGCACAAGCAGCCATTGATTGGCTGACATATGAAAAACCTGCGTATGCTATTGTCTGTGCAACGTCTGCGATGGCTGAAACAGTGATGGATCAATTGCTACGAGATTGTCCTGAAGAGGTGCTTGTAGATGCGGCTGGCAAATTTGAACCGGCAATTACACAACAATGGTTGAGTGCTGGGCTAAATGGTTTCATATACGGCGGTCAAAATAAAATTGACAAGCTACTCGATATTCAAAGCAAATGGAAAGGGGCGGTTCCAGTTGAAAAAGCCTGA
- a CDS encoding BrxA/BrxB family bacilliredoxin → MNMDFNLYMNDLLRQARSEMEASGYEQLTTPEQVEDAFKRQGTTLVMVNSVCGCAGGIARPAAAHAVHYDKRPDHLVTVFAGQDKEATAQARMLFGEDHLPSSPSFALLKDGKLVAEVGRYEIEGHDPMSVVTNLQSQFEEYCEEV, encoded by the coding sequence ATGAATATGGATTTTAATCTTTACATGAATGATCTCCTCAGACAAGCACGTTCTGAGATGGAAGCAAGTGGGTATGAGCAACTGACAACACCTGAACAAGTTGAGGATGCTTTCAAACGTCAAGGGACAACGCTTGTGATGGTAAACTCTGTTTGTGGTTGTGCAGGCGGTATTGCACGTCCAGCGGCAGCGCATGCAGTCCATTATGACAAACGTCCAGACCACTTAGTAACGGTATTCGCGGGACAAGATAAAGAAGCGACAGCACAAGCACGCATGCTATTTGGTGAAGACCATTTACCTTCGTCTCCATCATTCGCACTATTAAAAGATGGCAAGCTTGTTGCAGAAGTCGGACGTTATGAAATCGAAGGTCACGATCCAATGTCTGTGGTGACGAATTTGCAAAGCCAGTTTGAGGAGTATTGCGAAGAAGTATAA